The window aaaatatcttaaatatattcttaaaaccATTCCATCCTTGGTTGTTGCATGATATTTTGTTGGTGTACATGATCCTTTAATTGAAAACACTCCTTCTAATATGATGAAAACATGAGAGCATATATACATAGAACAAAAATTCCATTCTATTTCAGTATAATTGGGTTGCTGAGGTTGTAATAATTAGATATGCATGTCTGTGTAATTAATCGAGCACATATTCAATAAAAGCTAGCTCACTTTTGATGGTTTTACTTCCTTTTGTGAATTAAGCTCAAGATGAGGATGAAATTGGAAATACGGAATCCTTGCAATTTGACTTTGCCACTATTAGAGTTGCAACAAATAACTTCTCTGATGCTAATAAGCTTGGACAAGGTGGATTTGGCCCTGTTTATAAGGTAATTAATTTGGTCAATTGATCAAATGttatcaattttcttatttgttgAATGTGgcttaaattattttgtatttatccCTATACATATTTTCATCAGGGTCACCTTTCCAATGGACAAGAAATTGCTGTGAAGAGGTTGTCAAGCGGCTCGGGACAAGGAGAACTAGAATTCAAGAATGAGGTGATATTAGTGGCCAAGCTTCAACACAGAAATTTGGTTAGGCTCTTGGGTTTTTGCTTGGAAGGAATAGAAAGGCTTCTTATCTATGAGTTTGTGCCTAAGACTAGCCTTGATAACTTCATCTTTGGTAATAATATCTCTTTGACTTTATCTAGATTATAATTTACAGAACTTCATTAGCGATGCATTCCTAGATGGATTAGTTCAACTTGGATGTTATATAATAAACTGAAGCATCCAATATTTCAGTCATTTGGTGATGCATAAACCTGAACCTTTctagttatttttcttttgttagttTATTACCTATTCATCCCTTAACATTGTGATATATGTTCTACTTGTATTAATAATATAGATCCAATCAAACGTGCGCAATTAGATTGGGACAGGCGCTACAAAATCATAGGAGGCATTGCTCGAGGACTTCTCTACCTTCATGAAGATTCTAGACTTCGGATCATTCATCGTGATCTCAAAGCAAGCAACATTCTCTTGGATACAGAAATGAACCCtaaaatttcagattttggcATGGCAAGATTATTTGTAGTAGATCAAACCCAAGGCAATACCAGTAGAATTGTAGGAACCTAGTAAGTACTAAAAATAAACTAGCTCATTTTAACCTTTCATGCTTTTATTGAAAGCTTTTGTTGTCATTGAAATTCCGTATTGATGTCTATAACTATAATATGCAGTGGCTATATGGCTCCTGAATATGCCATGCATGGACACTTTTCAGTTAAGACAGATGTTTATAGCTTTGGTGTTCTAGTTCTGGAAATTGTGAGCGGCCAAAGGAACAATTGTATCCATATCGGCGAGAATGTTGAGGATCTCCTGAGCTATGTAAGTAATGCTTGAGATATTGAAAACATAACCAATCTTGTTGTTGATTCCAAAGATTTATATTGTTGAAATATTCTTGTAGGCCTGGAAAAATTGGAGGGAGGGGAAAGCAACTAATGTGATGGATCCAACAATGGGGATTGGCTCAACAAGTGAAATAATGAGATGCATCCACATTGGGCTCCTATGCGTGCAAGAAAATGAAGCTGACAGACCAACCATGGCTTCTATTGTTCTCATGCTTAATAGCTACTCTTTGAGTCTCCCACTACCTTCACAACCTGCATTCTTTATGAATAGTGGCATGAATGGGGACTTGCCTCTTGAACTAGAGGATAATTCAAGCGTGACCAAGTCAGATCATTCTCAAAGTAAATCTGCCAAGTTTTCAGCAAATGAGGCTTCAATCACCGATCTGTATCCTCGATAATGTGCCAGCTGCAGGCTATGATAAAAAAGCATGCTTGTTTTAACTAAATACCCAATGGGGTTAAGAGGAAAAGATGATACATAGAGTACTCATTCATAACGAATTCATAATTGCTTTCAGTTCTTTGTATCTAAATCCCGTGTATTGTTATCATATACTTCCCTTCCAACAGGacatttttaagtttttcatttatttactttatgtttaattaaaacaaaaaattattgcaAGTGCATATATAGGTAATTGGGATGATAAGACAAGTTTCTAAGGTATAATTCAGAGTAATTCCAATAGATGTATTGTCCTATGTGAActcttataattttaaaacacatctacaTGGTTAAAAAGACTTTTTACATttataatactaaaaaaaattctcatatccAATGTAGAATGTCATAATCACCTTATCTTTTGGATATTTCAATCATCATATACCTACATGAGGGTGATTATTATATCCGATATCAAAcaagaaaatttctttttgacAATATATACATAAGcatttcttaatatattttttttttaaccttaatagatgtattttaaaatcGTAAAAACTCATTAGATGataaacaatatctacatgattgaaAACAAATCGTTACAATATACATCATTATTGAagattcataatttcaaatttatatcaCCAACTCATTAATATTATATGTCATATGACAAAACTATGTTACATTAATCTTCACCTACTAAATATTTTCAAGGTGAAAGTCTCCCTAATtacccttgttttttttttttctttttaattttgttagcATGATGTATATCATAGTCCCATAGTCTAATAGTGGATTCTTGATAAATGTACGGCTAATGgggaaagtaatttttaaaatgccgtagattggaaaataattccaattctacGACACTTTTTAACACGTAGGATGAGAAGTGGAAACCCATTTCCTCcaacccattttcttctctaCCTCAAAACTCATTTTGTCCTTAGTCCGAAAACCCATTTTCCCGCACGTTGATCATGGAGTGGAGATCCTTGCCTCAATACCAATAAGAAGGAAGTAAAGTGCAGATCTGAGACACCATGGCCTCCGGTGTTTTTTGTAAGTTTTGTGGTTATATTTGCTGGTGTGGTTGTGTTTGGTCAccaagaaagtgtgggaaagttgaaaaaaaaaataaagttttcgttttttttttacaatgaaaccgagtagactaaaaattatggagaaagttttcattttttttttttttttttttttttgtggttcggCTTGTTGTGATTCTATTTGGCTAccaagaaagtgtgggaaagttgaaaaaaaataaattttttgttttttttttacaatgaaactaagtagactaaaaattatggagagtttttttttttttttttttttttttgtggttcggcttgttgtgattctgtttggttggcaagaaagtgtgggaaagttgaaaaaaaataagggCTTGTTAGGATTATCCCTGTTAGGATCCGAGATAACACATCAACTCCTCATTTCTTTTTCCACACAACCATTAACAAAAACCTCAAAATTCTCCCTCCCTCAATTttttcaacaaccaaacaagaccatacctaaaaaaatattgaagaaaaaaacagttggaacaaaaaaaaaggaaaaaaaaaacagagtaaatcaaacaaccaattttttttgtgtGACAATTTGTAATTCTGGAAATTTCACCCGTTgattccatttatttttgtgttattCTCTTTGGAGTTtaatttctttagattttaaagATAAAGAGGTTGTAGTTGTGGGACTATGGGAGTACGTGGAGTGTTGGAAGAGAAAGTAGAGCGAGAAGTATTCTCTTTtcatacaatttttatttttttatttattaaaaaaacgattttcaattaaaagttttttattttatttattctaaaaaattattttttataaagtgtgaatgtaaaaattatttatatatttacaatatcaattagttaaagaaaatactcaattttaaaaaacaaaaccaattattattatcttttgttgaattttttatttatatcttttttttttattaatctagAGGAGTTACAAAAaaacattcaattaaaaaaaaaaccaactttcaaacatgttttttgttttacttattctaaaaaacttttttattaacataaccaaacattttttttttagaacaaaaactgttttccaaaattcagttcccaaacacaatttgtttttttgaaaacacaaaaaattgttctaaaaaaccgTTATCATCCATTACTTGATCAGGAGGTGTACAGACTAGAGGGACAGAGGCTCATACGAGGAGTAGTCCACCACCTCATGAGCAGTCGATATCATCCATTACTCGATCAGGAGGTGTATGGACTAGAGGGCGAGGGGCTCATACGAGAGGGACTAGGCATACATGTGTTCTTAGAGATGCACCATCGACTGACATTAGCCTGCCACCTGTTGAGGAGACTCCTATTACACCTATGGAGGTGCCATCCACCCCACCTATAGTACCACTTGTTGCATCATCACCACCATCGATAGAGACTACATTGGTTGATGAAGAGTTAGTTCATATAGCAAATGATGATCAGCAAGGACAAAAGACTGATCGTGGTCGAGGACATGGTAGGAGACGTGGTCATGGAGCTCATGGAGGGTTACATGTTAGCCCCATAAAGCCAATAGTGGAGCATGCACATCATGGATGTCCACTACGAAAGAGGAAGGCTCCTTCGTGTGGTACACATTGAGGATGTTACTACAtatgacttgtattttggatacTATTAGTATTTTGCATATCATTATTTTGGACAAATACTCAAGATGTAtgcttttatttgttatattttggattaactaactttttattaacGTAAGTTCTATAGTATTCTATCTATTTTGGACTTATTTTACACAAAATAGTATTGTTACTATTTTGGAAAGGTGCTAACTTAATTGACATTTGGTTTACTTGTTTTCATTGGTTTTGGATCgaatgtcaaaatattgattataaaatattgattataaTGTATACAGGtgataaaatttaaacattTGGTTGTATAGTAGGTAATACTAATTAAgagatagaattttttttttcctttgtggaaggtgtctcttcaagagacacctttagcaTAAATACGAAATTTTCTACTGTGtatggaaattgtggaaagtgtctattgaagagacactttcagtataaaccgaaattttttaaaaattatggaaattgtggaaagtgtttcttgaagagacactttcaatataaacccaattttttttaaaaattatggaaagtCAACTTTTCAAAATGTCCCTTTTCAAAATTCGAAATTTTCGACTGTgtatgaaaaattgtagaaagtgtctcttcaataTAAACccaattgttttaaaattatgaaaagtgttcgaatataattccattttttttggtaattatggaaggtgtctcttgaagataCAACTTTAGCATAAATTCGAGATTTTCCACtgtttgaatgaaaattgtggaaagtgtcttttgaagagacactttcagtataaacccatttttttaaaaattgtggaaggtgtcaagagacacctttcacaattcccaaaaaatggagagacaccttccattattttaaaaaaattgggtgtttactgaaagtgtctcttgaagagactttccacaattttcatgcacattagaaaatttcaaatttatgttgaagagagacatctttagctttaaaatcatttccacattttttaatacatattggattttatggaattgtgaaaagtgttttttcaagagacacctttagtataaatctaattttttggaattatagaatgtgtctcttaaagagacacctTTGATACCTTTTgtgtaaattaaaatttttaagaattgtagaaggtatcttttcaagagacacctttagtataaatctaatttttaagaattgtagaaggtatctcttcaaaagacacctttcACGTTTcaaatctatcaatatttttccaactaccattttttaataattatttttaaaaattgccgcaaaagttaaaaaagcccgtctaatagtttaaattttagaaaaattagtaGTTAAATAACAATCAAAACATTGCAGGGCACCCAACCGTATTCAGTGAAGGGGTCCATTCTTTCTGTTTACCTTGTCATAATAATAGTCAAAGGTCACCATTATGCGCGGGACGGGTATCTCACTATGATTTCACACCACGTTGGAAAGCAGAGCCACTGCTGTCCCAGTCAGCGTGTTCGAACCGCGTGAACTTTGATCACCAGTCCAGTCCCAATCAAATCTTTCTtctattaaatatgagaaaaatcgATTAATTTAATAAGAGACGCCACGGCTTGCTTTAGAAAGAGGAGGACAAATTTGACTGCGAAGTATTCAAAAACCATCAACCCAGTTAGGTGCAAAAATTGAGGGcctattaattattatttcctTGGGAAAAAAATCTGCGTAAAGTGGCGGAAATATGTTTGGTTTGATGAAATTTCCACCCCATATTTCCATTCATATGGAACTGAAAGGAACCCACCTGGTTTTTGGAGTATGGGAAAGGGAATTTCGGAATTTTGGTTCAGCAAAATCAGGATAAACATATATAGCTACATGGGAATGTAGAAATTTCTATTAAGGGAAAGTTTTGTTAAGATAGTTTTGAATTGATTTCTTATTCGATCAACTTGAATGAATTCCAGATAGCTATTTGAAATGTCAATGAAATACTGAATTTGTTGTCTCTTAACTGGGCCAAATTTCCAAGTTATTTTTCCATGGCCAGTATCATTGCTAATAGATGAAAGAATGATGATTAGTGCAAGTATCTTCTTCAGAAGGAAAAGACCAAAAGCAACAACCGTCAACGGGAAGCTCTCATCCCGTGATATTCAAAAAGCAGCCCACTTGGTGGTCAACTGTAGAGCCTGGTGGTCAATCCTTGAGGTCATGTATCTTCTTCCTCTCTCCTTCCTTTTCCTTCAAAAAGCCTTACAGAGAGCCAAGCTGAGAAACGAATGGAGTCTCCAAGATTACTTTTCTTCCTTTATCCCATTCTCATACTTCACCTTCTTGCTGTCACCAATGCTCAGCCAAGGTTTCTCTCCTATTGGTGTTCAAACGGTGTTGGTAATTATACCAATAACAGCACCTACAAGGCAAACCTCAACACTCTCCTCACCTCCCTCTCTTCGAACAACGAAATAGATTATGGCTTCTACAATTTCTCCGCAGGCCAAAACTCGGACAAAGTCAACGCAATCGCGCTTTGCAGAGGAGACGTAATGCCAACCGCGTGCCGGAGTTGTATCAATGACTCTAGGATTCAACTCACTCAGCTCTGTCCCAACCAGAAGGAGGCAATAGGATGGTACGATAATTGTATGCTGCGATACTCCAATGACTCCATATTTGGAACACAACAAAGTTCGCCTTATTTTTACATGAGGAATAGTAAAAACGCCTCCAATGTGGAAGAATTCAATCAGGTTCTGGGAAACATGATGGCCAGCCTCCGAAGCAAAGCTGCGTCTGGTGATTGGCGTCGCAAGTTCGCAACTGGAGAAGCAAATGTTACGAGTTTCCAAAGCATATATGGGCTTATGCAGTGCACTCCTGATTTGTCTGAGTTGTCTTGCAGTAATTGCTTAGAGGGCGCTACCAATGAAATTCCAACATGTTGTGATAGCAGAAAAGGAGGGAGAGTTGTTAAACCCAGCTGTAATTTGAGATACGAAACATACCGTTTCTATGATTTTACAGCAGCTAACGCGCCGCCACCTTCTCCTCCCTCAGCTGATCTCTCTCCACCGCCTTTAGCTAATACCACCTCTACACAAGGTACGTACGTATCCCTACATATCTCCATGCTTGAAATTTAATCAATTCCAAGATCGAGTAGATCCTTGATTGTAAAAGATAGATATATATGTGGTGCTCATTCTCCCTTGATTATGATTTGCAGTCGAGTGATCATCTAGATTACTGGGTTTCCAGCATTCATGGGTCTGAGTGATCTTTAATAATTGGGTTTTGCAGAAACAAGGAGTAACTCATCCCGAACCATCATCCTCATAATCGTCCCATCCgtaattattttaatcataatcCTTGTTGGCTTCATCTGTTTCTTTTCCAGAAAAAGGAGCTCAATGGAGAAGCTTGAGAGTAAGTTAAATACACTCCGTCCTTTCTTGACTTTGCTTCTTCCTATTGAAAACATGATCTTCTTGGAAAGTGACAAGGGCAGCTGATTGTCCTTTTAGTAATTTAAATATGCATGCATGTGCTTCTCTTGCTTTACAC of the Vitis vinifera cultivar Pinot Noir 40024 chromosome 10, ASM3070453v1 genome contains:
- the LOC100854754 gene encoding uncharacterized protein LOC100854754, whose translation is MNSKVGKMTIMDPPRFLLFLYPFLTLHLLAVTVLAQPDFLYHFCIEGVGNYTGNSTYKENLNTLLSSLPSDNAIDYGFYNFSAGQNSERVNAIGLCRGDVTPDACRSCLNDSRLQLTELCPNQKEAIGWYDNCMLRYSNRTIFSTEEDSPAFSMYNVNNVSNGDEFNEALGNLFASLKSKAASGDSRYKFATGEVNLSSFQNIYALVQCTPDLSQLSCSNCIEGAINGIPGCCDRKQGGRVVKPSCNIRFELYRFYDFTAANAPPPPPATPPPSPPTNVSTPPPPSNTTSTKGKNSNTSRTVVLIVVPSAVISVMLITFICCLLKRRRTRESVGTQDEDEIGNTESLQFDFATIRVATNNFSDANKLGQGGFGPVYKGHLSNGQEIAVKRLSSGSGQGELEFKNEVILVAKLQHRNLVRLLGFCLEGIERLLIYEFVPKTSLDNFIFDPIKRAQLDWDRRYKIIGGIARGLLYLHEDSRLRIIHRDLKASNILLDTEMNPKISDFGMARLFVVDQTQGNTSRIVGTYGYMAPEYAMHGHFSVKTDVYSFGVLVLEIVSGQRNNCIHIGENVEDLLSYAWKNWREGKATNVMDPTMGIGSTSEIMRCIHIGLLCVQENEADRPTMASIVLMLNSYSLSLPLPSQPAFFMNSGMNGDLPLELEDNSSVTKSDHSQSKSAKFSANEASITDLYPRCHVSSSSLLPFPSKSLTESQAEKRMESPRLLFFLYPILILHLLAVTNAQPRFLSYWCSNGVGNYTNNSTYKANLNTLLTSLSSNNEIDYGFYNFSAGQNSDKVNAIALCRGDVMPTACRSCINDSRIQLTQLCPNQKEAIGWYDNCMLRYSNDSIFGTQQSSPYFYMRNSKNASNVEEFNQVLGNMMASLRSKAASGDWRRKFATGEANVTSFQSIYGLMQCTPDLSELSCSNCLEGATNEIPTCCDSRKGGRVVKPSCNLRYETYRFYDFTAANAPPPSPPSADLSPPPLANTTSTQETRSNSSRTIILIIVPSVIILIIILVGFICFFSRKRSSMEKLETHDEDEITNVESLHFDFDTIRVATNNFSDSNKLGQGGFGPVYKGRLSNGQYVAVKRLSSGSAQGELEFKNEAVLVAKLQHRNLVRLLGFCLDGAERLLIYEFVPNTSLDHFIFDLIRRAQLDWERRYKIIGGIARGLLYLHEDSRLRIIHRDLKASNILLDAEMNPKISDFGMARLFLVDQTQGNTNRIVGTYGYMAPEYAMHGHFSVKTDVYSFGVLVLELVSGQRNNCFRVSENIEDLLSYAWKNWREGTTTNLIDSTMRISSISEIMRCIHIGLLCVQENEADRPTMASIVLMLNSYSLSLPVPSHPAFFMNTSMNRDMSLELEDNSRVAQSNYLPSRSSHFSVNEASITDPYPR